A genome region from Baekduia alba includes the following:
- a CDS encoding inositol monophosphatase family protein, which yields MALMTSHPALEHDWLGACRAAAEGLRSVLRDHPTSIERVIETGVRGKGGDKTLVIDAEAEDRVFAQLQQLHDGGARFTVVSEERGTVDFGSDEVLVVVDPIDGSLNAKRGLPHHALSVAVATGTTMADVVFGYVYDLGPGEEWRAEAGAGAFLNDVALDAPPPERRTPDGRLELLAVESADPRWLALASDDLVAATRRIRAMGSIAVSMCQVAATRVDAMASLARTRAVDAAAAQLIVRESGGQVAFVGAPDGPLSAPLDLEPHHAVVAARTQASLEQLLHLPAVS from the coding sequence ATGGCCCTGATGACGTCGCACCCCGCTCTCGAACACGACTGGTTGGGAGCGTGTCGCGCGGCGGCCGAGGGACTGCGGTCCGTGTTGCGCGACCATCCGACCAGCATCGAGCGGGTGATCGAGACCGGCGTGCGCGGCAAGGGCGGCGACAAGACGCTCGTGATCGACGCCGAGGCCGAGGATCGCGTCTTCGCGCAGCTGCAGCAGCTGCACGACGGCGGCGCCCGGTTCACGGTCGTCTCGGAGGAGCGCGGGACGGTCGACTTCGGGTCCGACGAGGTCCTGGTCGTCGTCGATCCGATCGACGGCTCGCTGAACGCCAAGCGCGGGCTGCCGCACCACGCGCTGTCGGTCGCGGTCGCTACCGGGACGACGATGGCCGACGTCGTGTTCGGCTACGTCTACGACCTCGGCCCCGGCGAGGAGTGGCGCGCCGAGGCCGGCGCGGGCGCGTTCCTGAACGACGTGGCGCTCGACGCGCCGCCGCCCGAGCGCCGGACGCCGGACGGCCGCCTGGAGCTGCTCGCGGTCGAGTCCGCGGACCCGCGCTGGCTGGCGCTGGCGTCGGACGACCTCGTCGCCGCCACGCGGCGGATCCGCGCGATGGGCTCGATCGCGGTGTCGATGTGCCAGGTCGCCGCGACACGCGTGGACGCGATGGCCTCGCTGGCGCGCACGCGGGCGGTCGATGCCGCCGCCGCGCAGCTGATCGTGCGCGAGTCCGGCGGGCAGGTCGCGTTCGTCGGCGCGCCCGACGGGCCGCTGAGCGCGCCGCTGGACCTCGAGCCCCACCACGCGGTCGTCGCCGCGCGCACGCAGGCGTCGCTCGAGCAGCTCCTCCACCTTCCCGCGGTCTCCTAG
- a CDS encoding ATP-dependent helicase, whose protein sequence is MPASPGAITPETAEAAQARAVSHRGGPLLVLGGAGSGRTQTLVDRFAWLVTSGGVAPEEILVLTRGAAAAESLRARVEDALGDRAFEDLPVLPIHGMCARLLRDEALEAGIDPFAVTATPADRLALLLDRVDELTLRRHDLRGRPAAVLSAVLGRIDRLKESGISPARFAEWAASLPDDGAGERAEREREFASLYETHDRLMLEHGLLDFGELVLRAHSLLEQRPHVRARVAGRWRHVLVDDVEDTTPAQLRLIMLLAAEHGELVATADDDQAVDEPRGVAARLRGVVGARIGGRPVDVVVLGRSQRCPDRVVVAAEAVVAPIADRLEERWSGTDVVGRGFEGDVRLWRCESDRAQAQGVATAVERLVREGVSPGRIGVLVRSVRSEGQELAVALEERALPFRLAGAAAFFGQAEVRDVLAWLRLLVNPSDAGAVVRALARPPIELHAVDLARCIQIAKRRKLDMVTGLVAATESPQLPPEARERVLAFLKLHRQAAAALDTTRPDLFVHRLIERLGLRRQQVFAAQADVVERLVSLAHVGELAASYVRRAPQATPREFARWLAAVAEAGGLGDVEEQDGAPPRDDAVAVLPLHAVKGLEFDHVFICGLQSSRMPGARRVLVEPLPPGLSVPGIADSEGGDSREAHVDEMRRVLHVAMTRAREGLVLAYAAQSERGAPQHPSPFAEEARAALGEEWEDVEEQLFGPDEALHAAIGQLRDELLRDVQQIGARLGELRLDTDLDVAHGVSRYLELLKLAALHARPEGQEVADALPGVNAAILHAATAQQREILQTSSLDDVLLDGERDASVRAKASAARHEPSLAPFLPTRGDGLALSASDIETYRTCPLKYKFARVFRVPQEPTINQRFGIVVHQVLERYHQSGGQSVDELLGLLEASWRRSGFGPSDEENQLHGKAENALKRYHERFQADDAEPMWFEKSFNFKIGAHTLRGRVDRVDRMADGRYELIDYKTGRPKAPAQLRDDVQLALYAVAADSAWHLESSVQSYLYVLDDQKVPLPDDANDAEWITETVMEVADGILGQGFEPTPSYAACSICDYRIACPAAER, encoded by the coding sequence GTGCCCGCTTCTCCCGGCGCCATCACCCCTGAGACCGCCGAGGCGGCCCAGGCGCGCGCCGTCTCCCACCGCGGCGGGCCGCTGCTCGTCCTGGGCGGCGCGGGGAGCGGCCGGACGCAGACGCTCGTCGACCGGTTCGCCTGGCTGGTGACCTCCGGCGGCGTCGCGCCCGAGGAGATCCTGGTGCTCACGCGCGGCGCCGCGGCGGCCGAGTCGCTGCGCGCGCGCGTCGAGGACGCGCTCGGCGATCGCGCGTTCGAGGACCTGCCGGTGCTGCCCATCCACGGGATGTGCGCGCGGCTGCTGCGCGACGAGGCGCTGGAGGCCGGGATCGACCCGTTCGCGGTGACCGCGACGCCGGCCGACCGGCTGGCGCTGCTGCTCGACCGCGTCGACGAGCTCACGCTGCGCCGCCACGACCTGCGCGGCCGCCCCGCCGCGGTGCTGTCCGCGGTGCTCGGGCGGATCGACCGGCTCAAGGAGTCCGGGATCTCGCCGGCGCGGTTCGCCGAGTGGGCGGCGAGCCTGCCGGACGACGGCGCCGGCGAGCGCGCCGAGCGCGAGCGCGAGTTCGCGTCGCTGTACGAGACCCACGACCGGCTCATGCTCGAGCACGGGCTCCTGGACTTCGGCGAGCTCGTCCTGCGCGCGCACTCGCTGCTGGAGCAGCGGCCGCACGTCCGGGCGCGGGTCGCGGGGCGCTGGCGCCACGTGCTGGTCGACGACGTCGAGGACACGACGCCCGCCCAGCTGCGGTTGATCATGCTCTTGGCCGCCGAGCACGGCGAGCTGGTCGCGACCGCCGACGACGACCAGGCGGTCGACGAGCCGCGCGGCGTCGCGGCCCGCCTGCGCGGCGTGGTCGGCGCGCGGATCGGCGGGCGGCCGGTCGACGTCGTCGTCCTCGGTCGATCGCAGCGGTGCCCGGACCGGGTGGTCGTGGCGGCCGAGGCGGTCGTCGCGCCGATCGCCGACCGGCTGGAGGAGCGCTGGTCGGGGACCGACGTCGTCGGACGCGGCTTCGAGGGCGACGTCCGGCTGTGGCGCTGCGAGAGCGATCGCGCGCAGGCCCAGGGCGTCGCCACGGCGGTCGAGCGGTTGGTGCGCGAGGGCGTCTCGCCCGGGCGGATCGGCGTGCTGGTGCGGTCGGTGCGGTCCGAGGGCCAGGAGCTGGCGGTCGCGTTGGAGGAGCGGGCGCTGCCGTTCCGGCTGGCCGGCGCCGCGGCGTTCTTCGGGCAGGCCGAGGTCCGCGACGTCCTGGCGTGGCTGCGGCTGCTGGTGAACCCGAGCGACGCGGGCGCGGTCGTGCGCGCGCTGGCGCGGCCGCCGATCGAGCTGCACGCGGTCGACCTCGCCCGCTGCATCCAGATCGCCAAGCGCCGCAAGTTGGACATGGTGACCGGTCTGGTCGCGGCGACCGAGTCGCCGCAGCTGCCGCCGGAGGCGCGCGAGCGCGTCCTGGCCTTCCTGAAGCTGCACCGGCAGGCGGCCGCCGCGCTGGACACGACGCGCCCGGACCTGTTCGTCCACCGGCTGATCGAGCGGCTGGGGCTCCGGCGCCAGCAGGTGTTCGCGGCGCAGGCCGACGTCGTGGAGCGCCTCGTCTCCCTCGCGCATGTTGGTGAGCTTGCCGCGTCGTACGTCCGCCGTGCGCCGCAGGCGACGCCGCGCGAGTTCGCGCGCTGGCTGGCGGCGGTGGCCGAGGCCGGCGGCCTGGGCGACGTCGAGGAGCAGGACGGCGCGCCGCCGCGCGACGACGCCGTGGCGGTCCTGCCGCTGCACGCGGTCAAGGGGCTCGAGTTCGACCACGTGTTCATCTGCGGCTTGCAGTCGTCGCGGATGCCGGGCGCGCGGCGCGTGCTGGTGGAGCCGCTGCCGCCGGGCCTGTCGGTGCCCGGCATCGCCGACAGCGAAGGGGGCGACTCGCGCGAGGCGCACGTCGACGAGATGCGGCGCGTGCTGCACGTGGCGATGACGCGGGCGCGCGAGGGCTTGGTCCTGGCCTACGCGGCGCAGAGCGAGCGCGGCGCGCCGCAGCATCCGTCGCCGTTCGCCGAGGAGGCGCGGGCCGCGCTGGGCGAGGAGTGGGAAGATGTAGAAGAACAGCTCTTCGGGCCCGACGAGGCGCTGCACGCGGCGATCGGGCAGCTGCGCGACGAGCTTCTGCGCGACGTCCAGCAGATCGGCGCGCGGCTGGGCGAGCTGCGGTTGGACACCGACCTGGACGTCGCCCACGGCGTGTCCCGATACCTGGAGCTGCTGAAGCTGGCGGCGCTGCACGCCCGGCCCGAGGGGCAGGAGGTCGCCGACGCGCTGCCCGGCGTCAACGCGGCGATCCTGCACGCGGCGACCGCGCAGCAGCGCGAGATCCTCCAGACCTCGTCGCTGGACGACGTGCTGCTGGACGGCGAGCGCGACGCCAGCGTGCGCGCGAAGGCGAGCGCGGCGCGGCACGAGCCGTCGCTGGCGCCGTTCCTCCCGACGCGGGGCGACGGGCTGGCGCTGAGCGCCTCCGACATCGAGACCTACCGGACGTGCCCGTTGAAGTACAAGTTCGCGCGCGTGTTCCGGGTGCCGCAGGAGCCGACGATCAACCAGCGGTTCGGCATCGTCGTCCACCAGGTGCTGGAGCGCTACCACCAGTCGGGCGGGCAGTCGGTCGACGAGTTGCTGGGGCTGTTGGAGGCGAGCTGGCGGCGCAGCGGCTTCGGCCCCAGCGACGAGGAGAACCAGCTGCACGGCAAGGCGGAGAACGCGCTGAAGCGCTACCACGAGCGCTTCCAGGCCGACGACGCCGAGCCGATGTGGTTCGAGAAGTCCTTCAACTTCAAGATCGGGGCGCATACGCTGCGCGGGCGCGTCGACCGCGTCGACCGGATGGCCGACGGGCGCTACGAGCTGATCGACTACAAGACGGGCCGGCCGAAGGCGCCGGCGCAGCTGCGCGACGACGTGCAGCTGGCGCTGTACGCGGTCGCGGCCGACAGCGCCTGGCACCTCGAGTCGAGCGTCCAGTCCTACTTGTACGTCTTGGACGACCAGAAGGTCCCGCTGCCCGACGACGCCAACGACGCCGAGTGGATCACCGAGACGGTGATGGAGGTCGCCGACGGCATCCTCGGACAGGGCTTCGAGCCGACGCCGTCCTACGCGGCCTGCTCGATCTGCGACTACCGGATCGCCTGCCCGGCGGCCGAGCGCTAG
- a CDS encoding PLP-dependent transferase: MKFATRAVHAGLEPDPTYRSVIPAIHQTSTFAQPAVGEFVEDYDYARSANPTRSALETALGELEGGLGSSFSSGMAATHALLTAVCSAGDHVVLPNDLYGGTFRLVDKVLTRFGLTYTLVDQTDLDAVAAALTPQTKVVWIETPTNPLLNVVDVRAVIARVRAGGATPFVVVDNTFATPVNQRPLELGADAAVHSVTKYLGGHSDTVGGAVIVKDPEVHERVRFVQNSVGAVAGPFDCFLVHRGLRTLHLRMAAHAASAEAVVGFLKAAPGVVDVRWPGFSGMVSFRHPDAIGIAQRTKLFTLAESLGGVESLIEVPQAMTHQSVEGSDAAVPADLVRLSCGVEAPEDLVDDLRRAIGAGA; encoded by the coding sequence ATGAAGTTCGCCACCCGCGCCGTCCACGCCGGCCTCGAGCCGGATCCCACCTATCGGTCGGTCATCCCGGCCATCCACCAGACCTCGACGTTCGCGCAGCCCGCGGTCGGCGAGTTCGTGGAGGACTACGACTACGCCCGCAGCGCCAACCCGACGCGGTCGGCGCTGGAGACCGCGCTCGGCGAGCTGGAGGGCGGCCTCGGGTCGTCGTTCTCGTCCGGGATGGCGGCGACGCACGCGCTGCTCACGGCGGTGTGCAGCGCCGGCGACCACGTGGTGCTGCCCAACGACCTGTACGGCGGGACGTTCCGGCTGGTCGACAAGGTGCTGACCCGCTTCGGGTTGACCTACACCCTGGTCGACCAGACCGACCTCGACGCCGTGGCCGCCGCGCTCACGCCGCAGACCAAGGTCGTGTGGATCGAGACGCCGACCAACCCCTTGTTGAACGTCGTGGACGTGCGCGCGGTCATCGCGCGCGTGCGCGCCGGCGGCGCCACGCCGTTCGTCGTGGTCGACAACACGTTCGCCACGCCGGTCAACCAGCGGCCGCTGGAGCTCGGCGCCGACGCGGCCGTGCACTCGGTCACCAAGTACCTCGGCGGGCACTCCGACACGGTCGGCGGCGCGGTGATCGTCAAGGACCCCGAGGTCCACGAGCGCGTGCGCTTCGTCCAGAACAGCGTCGGCGCCGTGGCGGGCCCGTTCGACTGCTTCCTCGTCCACCGCGGCCTGCGGACGCTGCACCTGCGGATGGCCGCGCACGCCGCGAGCGCCGAGGCGGTCGTCGGCTTCCTGAAGGCGGCGCCCGGCGTGGTCGACGTCCGCTGGCCCGGCTTCTCCGGGATGGTCTCCTTCCGCCACCCGGACGCCATCGGCATCGCGCAGCGGACCAAGCTGTTCACGTTGGCCGAGTCGCTCGGCGGCGTCGAGTCGCTCATCGAGGTCCCGCAGGCGATGACCCACCAGTCGGTCGAAGGCTCCGATGCCGCGGTCCCCGCCGACCTGGTCCGGCTCTCCTGCGGCGTCGAGGCGCCGGAGGATCTGGTCGACGACCTGCGGCGCGCGATCGGCGCCGGCGCCTAA